The following are from one region of the Carcharodon carcharias isolate sCarCar2 chromosome 27, sCarCar2.pri, whole genome shotgun sequence genome:
- the LOC121270510 gene encoding gastrula zinc finger protein XlCGF49.1-like isoform X2, whose product MEKPWKCGDCGKGFSYPSKLENHRRSHTEERPFTCSECGKGFIQSSQLLTHKRFHTGETRFICSECGKGFTQSSDLLRHQRVHIGERPFTCSECGKGFIQSANLLRHQRVHTGERPFTCSECGKGFTRSSQLLTHQRLHTGERPFTCTVCGKGFTGSSDLLKHQRIHTEERPFSCTSCGKRFRSSFNLKVHQRIHTGERPFTCSKCGKKFTQLSHLLTHQRVHK is encoded by the coding sequence atggagaaaccatggaaatgtggggactgtgggaagggattcagttacCCATCCAAGCTGGAAAaccatcgacgcagtcacactgaggagagaccgttcacctgctccgagtgtgggaagggattcattcagtcatCCCAACTACTAACACACAAGCGGTTTCACACCGGAGAGACACGGTTCatctgctctgaatgtgggaagggattcactcagtcgtctgacctgctgagacaccagcgagttcacattggagagaggccattcacctgctctgagtgtggaaagggattcattcAGTCAGCCAATCTCCTgagacaccagcgggttcacactggagagaggccattcacttgctccgagtgtgggaagggattcactcggtcatcccagcTGCTAACACACCAGCggcttcacactggggagaggccattcacctgcactgtatgtgggaaaggattcactgggTCCTCtgacctgctgaaacaccagcgaattcacactgaggagagaccattcagctgtacttcctgtggaaagagattcaggtCTTCATTTAACCTCAAagtacaccagcgaattcacactggagagaggccattcacctgctccaagtgcgGGAAGAAATTCACTCAAttatcccacctgctgacacaccagcgagttcacaagtga
- the LOC121270510 gene encoding gastrula zinc finger protein XlCGF17.1-like isoform X1 yields the protein MEVKSTIHSGRKLWKCGDCGRGFSYPSQLETHRRSHTGERLFTCSECGKGFTRSSHLLTHQRVHTGERPFTCSDCGRGFTDLSHLLRHQRVHTDERPFKCSECGKCFKSSQELMSHQRVHTDERPFRCSHCGTGFKTSYYLIVHRRSHTGERPFICSKCGMAFTQSSSLVTHQRVHTGERPFACSECGKGFSQLSTLQKHLRVHTGEKPFSCSECGTRFSSSTTLLIHQRLHTDERPFQCPDCGKCFKRSQDLMRHQRVHTDERPFRCCHCGTGFRRSSDLNEHQRTHTGERPFTCSECGKRFTQSSHLRRHQQVHK from the coding sequence ATGGAAGTAAAAAGCACCATTCACAGTGGGAGgaaactgtggaaatgtggggactgtgggaggggattcagttacccatcccagctggaaactcatcggcgcagtcacactggcgagagactgttcacctgctccgagtgtgggaagggattcactcggtcatcccacctgctgacacatcagcgagttcacactggagagaggccgttcacctgttccGATTGTGGGAGGGGATTTACTGATTTATctcacctgctgagacaccagcgggttcacactgatgagagaccttttaaatgctccgagtgtgggaagtgttttaaaagttctcaggaactgatgtcccatcaacgtgttcacactgatgagagaccgttcagatgctctcactgcgggactgggTTCAAGACCTCATATTACCTCATTGTGCATcggcgcagtcacactggggagagaccgttcatctgctccaagtgtgggatggCTTTCACCCAGTCTTCCAGCCTtgtgacacaccagcgagttcacactggggagagaccattcgcctgctccgagtgtgggaagggattcagtcagttaTCCACCCTGCAGAAACACctgcgagttcacaccggggagaagccattctcctgctccgagtgtgggacgCGATTCAGTAGTTCAACCACcctgctgatacaccagcgacttcacactgacgagagaccttttcaatgcccagactgtgggaagtgctttaaacgttcccaggacctgatgcgccatcaacgtgttcacactgacgagagaccgttcaggtgctgtcactgtgggactgggttcagacGATCATCTGACCTCAATGAACATcaacgcactcacactggggagaggccgttcacctgctccgagtgtgggaagagattcactcagtcatcccacctgcggagacaccagcaagttcacaagtaA
- the LOC121270512 gene encoding gastrula zinc finger protein XlCGF8.2DB-like isoform X1 has product MEKPWKCEDCGKGFNRPSQLENHRRSHTGERPFTCLECGKGFTQLSSLRRHQQLHTKERPFTCSECGKGFTQSSHLLTHQQVHTGERPFTCSKCGKGFTQSSNLMTHQRVHTGERPFTCSRCGKRFTQSSNLLKHQRVHTGERPFTCPVCGKGFTGSFVLLRHQRIHTEERPFSCTSCGKGFRSSIHLSVHQRVHTEERPFTCTVCGKGFTGSSVLLRHQRVHTGEKPFTCSECGKKFNQLSNLLTHQRVHTGERPFHCTSCGKRFRSSLHLNVHQRVHTGERPFTCSECGKGFIQSSHLQRHQRIHK; this is encoded by the coding sequence atggagaaaccatggaaatgtgaggactgtgggaaaggattcaatcGTCCATCCCAACTGGAAAaccatcgacgcagtcacactggggaaaggccgTTCACTTGCctcgagtgtgggaagggattcactcagttatccagcctGCGAAGACACCAACAGTTACATACTaaagagagaccattcacctgctccgaatgtgggaagggattcactcagtcatcccacctgctgacacaccagcaagttcacactggagagagaccattcacctgctccaagtgtgggaagggattcactcagtcatcaaacctgatgacacaccagcgagttcacactggagagagaccattcacttgctccaggtgtgggaagagattcactcagtcatccaacctgctgaaacaccagcgggttcacactggagagaggccgttcacctgccctgtatgtgggaaaggattcactgggTCCTTTgtcctgctgagacaccagcgaattcacactgaggagaggccattcagctgtacTTCCTGTGGAAAAGGATTCAGGTCTTCAATCCACCTCAgtgtacaccagcgagttcacactgaggagaggccattcacctgcacggtatgtgggaaaggattcactgggTCCTCTGTCctactgagacaccagcgagttcacactggggagaaaccgttcacctgctccgagtgtgggaagaaaTTCAATCagttatccaacctgctgacgcaccagcgagttcacactggagagaggccattccactgtacttcctgtggaaagagattcaggtCTTCACTCCACCTCAATgtacatcagcgagttcacactggagagagaccattcacctgctctgagtgtgggaagggtttcatacagtcatcccacctgcagagacaccagcggaTTCACAAGTGA